The proteins below come from a single Sorghum bicolor cultivar BTx623 chromosome 4, Sorghum_bicolor_NCBIv3, whole genome shotgun sequence genomic window:
- the LOC8077704 gene encoding protein FAM32A-like, producing the protein MSEYQNVVGGRLKLKGKALDVKEGAVKKKKKKKYQREESSQSGHEHNELHKGGSSELPTDPNNELIEADKIGDEGNPHPDYDHLTPAERRYIEQKQKIDMQKLAKVANKSHRDRIQDFNQYLANLSEHYDIPKVGPG; encoded by the exons ATGTCGGAATACCAGAACGTTGTTGGGGGGAGGCTGAAGCTGAAGGGTAAAGCGCTGGATGTGAAGGAAGGTGCagtgaagaaaaagaaaaagaagaagtatCAGCGCGAGGAGTCGTCCCAGAGTGGGCACGAGCACAATGAGCTCCACAAAG GGGGAAGCTCTGAATTACCAACTGATCCCAACAACGAGCTGATTGAAGCTGACAAGATCGGAGATGAAGGGAATCCACATCCTGACTATGATCATCTCACACCTGCAGAGCGACGCTACATAGAACAAAAGCAGAAGATTGACATGCAGAAGCTGGCCAAAGTTGCCAACAAGTCGCACAGGGACCGCATCCAGGACTTCAACCAGTACCTGGCAAACCTCAGCGAGCACTACGACATCCCCAAAGTTGGCCCTGGTTAA